DNA from Actinoplanes sp. SE50/110:
CCAGAGCGGCGATCACCTTCAGGTGGATTTCGACCCCGGAGACATGGTCCGGCGTCTCGGCCAAGCCGACGATGGCGTCGGCCAGAGGCCGGTGATGAGGCGTGACATGCTCGGGATGCTGCGAGGTCGCCATCGGTCGCCCTTCTTGGTGTCAACTGTCGCCGACGGTGCGCACGGCTGTCGCCGGCCCCAGCATGGCCCCGCCGGACAGCCTGCTCAACGGCGGCTGAGCGCAGGCCGGCCGGGAGATCATCTGGCGTGGTCGTTACCCGACCGGTTGACGTGTTCCCGCAGCGTCGAGGCTGCGCGGTTGGCTCGTTCGGCCTCTGCCCGGAAGGCCTCAGCGGCGGTGACGTCACCTGAGGTCGTGGACTGTGCGACCAGTTCTTCGATGATCATGGCTTTTTCCTGCAAGGCGCTGACGGCGGTCCAGATCGCCTCCTCGGTGCTGTTGTCGCGCGTCGCGAGCAGTGACTGCGGAGAGTACGAGTGCCGACGTGACAGACGTAGTGGGCAGCCAGTCCGGTACGGATCACGTACATGCCGCCTGTACATTCCGGGCAGCCGAGGGCGACGGGTTGCCCACGGTCGGGAGTGTTCGATCCTCCGTACGCGATCATGTCGGTCTCCCAGATGAGGGGTTCCGGCGGCCGGCCGTCGGTGGTGCTCGGTTTGCCGGTCGTCTCCGCGATGGTGTCGCCGAGGTCGAGGGCCGGCACGGTCACAGCGCCCGGCACGATCCGCAGAGCGGCCTGCGGCATGCTGGGAAAACGGGCCTCGGCGGGATCCTGGATCAGCGCGGTTCCGCCCGCGGCGGTGATCGCGGCCAGACCGGCGGCGCCGTCGTCGAGGCTGCCCGAAAGGACCACGCCGACGACCCGGGGACCGCACCATCGGGCCGCCGAGCGGAACAACGCGTCGACGGCCGGGCGTACCCGGTTCTGCCGCGGTCCGTCGCTGAGCCGCAGGACGTGGCCGTCGTCGATGATCAGATGCCGGTCCGGGACTGCCAGGTGGACACAGCCCGGCTCCAGCCGGGTGCCGTCGACGGCGGCCCGCACCGGCAAAGTGCACGACGAGGCCAGCGAGTCGGCGAGCCCGCCTCGTGCGCCGGGCGCGGTGTGCACGGCCACCAGCACGACGGCCGGCAGATCGGCCGGTAGCCGCGCCAGCGTCTGTCTCAACGGCTTGTGCGAGCCCGCCGACCCGCCGATCACCACCACATCGCGACGCACCATCGTTGCCTCAGCACGCTGTCCTTCGGTGGCATTCCCCGCGATTCGTCCGGCAATCCTGCTGCCGCCGCATTCGCGGCGACGTTTCGTTCTGTGCACGGGTCACGGCCGGGAAGGATCGTTTGATGAGGTAGTCCTGGCAGTGATGATGGCGGAAAGCTGGAAGCGTAGCGTTCCAGGCCGGCCCGTCGGCATTCCCGGTACCAGGAGGTAAGAATGGTCGAAAACGACATGCCGTCCGTTCGCCTGCTCGTAGCCGATCCGGCAGATCCGCACGTCGCGCGGGTGGAGGCGCGAGGGTCGTTCGACCGCGGCAGCTGTCACCAGCTCACGGCCGCCGTCGAGCAGGCCCTGAGTACCGGTCGGCACACCCTGGTCATCGTCGTGCGGCATATCATCGATCTCGACGCGGCGACCATCCGTGCCCTGCTCACCTGCCGCGAGCTCGCCTTGACCGGCGGCGGCAGCCTCCGCGTCGTCAACGACAGCGGCATCGTCGCCCGGCTCCTGGACCTCAGCGACACCCGACGGCTGCTGTGCCCGCCCGATCCCACCGCGTCCATCCCGGCCGAATCCGCCGCTGCGGACAACCTCGGCCGACCCGTCGTGGCGCTGCGTCCCCGTACCGGCGAAGGCCGTTGACCTCGAGGCTCGGCAAGGCCACGCGGAACGCGGTCACGGACGGTGACCGGGGCCTGGGCTGCGGCTCACCTGTCCGGGCGGTTTGGGACGGTGCCACGGGCGGGTAAATTGGCCGGCGAGGCCCTGCCCGGCGAGCGTGGAAGATCCGAGATGGAACAGCCCGCGGCACAGACGAGCAGTATCGAACTTCGCGGCACCGACACGGTCGAGGAGTTTCTGAACGCTGCCTACGGCACCGGTATGCGATTGCGGGACACGGGAACGCCGCCGGTGCTGCGCCATGAGCGGGTCGACGCCGGGACGTTCGCGGTGGAGACCGCCCATCAGTCCGCCGACCTCAAGTTCCAGATCGATGCTCTCCGCAAGATCGTCGTCACCCGTAACTCGTCGGCCCGTCTCGAACGCGGCTGTGACGGCACCACCCAGCGCTACGAGCCGGGTGCGCTGTTCCTGATGAGTCACCCCAATCGGCCATACACCGTGAGGTGGCACCCCGGCACGCTGGACAACTGCATCATCGACGCCGACTCACTCGCCAAGGTCGCGGCCACCGCGCCGGGACGGCGCGCCGAACCGCTCCGCTTCACCAGCCTCGAACCGGTCTCGAAGCGGGCAGCCGCGAGTTGGTGGGCCACTCGCACCTACGCCGCTGAGCTGCTCGCCGGCCCGCACCCGACGACTCCGCTGATGCTGTCGGGCATCGCCGGGCTGCTGGCCGCGGCCACCCTGACCACCTTCGCGAACACCGCACTGACCGATCCGACGATCGAGGACCGCCACGACGCCTCGCCGTCGACCCTGCGCCGCGCGATCGCCTACCTGGAAGCGCATCCCGCCGACGACATCAGCACCGCCGACATCGCCGCGGCCGCGCACGTCACGGTCCGCGCCATCCAGCTGGCCTTCCGCCGCCATCTGGACACCACCCCGACGGCCTACCTGCGCCGTGTCCGCCTCGAACACGCCCATCAAGACCTGATGGCCGCGGATCCCGCCACGACCACGGTCACCGCGATCGCCGCCCGCTGGGGGTTCGCCGACCACAGCCGTTTCACCGCTCTGTACCGCGAGACGTTCGGCACCACCCCCAGCCGGACGCTGCGCCCGGGATGAGCCGCGGTAATGCCCGGCGGGCTGGTCGCGATGGGCCGGACACCGATCTCGCCGCGCCGTGGTTCGAAGGCGGCAGGCATGCTCCGCCAAGCCATAGCATTATGGGCCGATGAGCGACGGCTCCCAACACTTGGACGGCACCGGCGACCTTGAGGCTGTTCGTGAGTCATACGAGCAGTTGCCGGTCGCTTTGGGGACGACGCGGGGAACCGAGCATCGTTTCGTGGCCGCGAACGCGGCGTACCGTTTCTTCTCCGCCGAGCGTCCCATCCTCGGCTTGCCCGCACGTGAGGTCTTCCCCGAGGTTCTCGCTCAGGAAGTGTTCGTCTACCTGGATCGCGCGCTGGAGACCGGCGAGGTGCAATCCGGCCGGGAGTGGCACATCCAGCTCGATCGGGGCGCGGGTCTGGAAGACATCTTCATCGACTTCACGATCAGCCCGGTCGCCGGGGCCGACGGCGTCAACGCCGGCGTGAACATCATGCTGGTGGACATTACCGAACAAGTACTGGAGAAACGGGCCATGCAGCGGCGGGCCGCCGAGGCCCAGAGGCGCTACGAAGCCGCTCGTGGTGTCGTCGCGGAACTCCAGTCGGCACTGCTGCCCACCGCGCTGCCAGTGCTGCCCCGGGTACAGATCGCCGCCAGCTACCTGCTGGCAGACGCCGACACCGCGGCCGGAGGCGACTGGTTCGACGCGTTCCCCCTGCCGGGCGGACGGCTCGCGCTGATCGTCGGCGACGTGGTAGGGCACGGGGTGGCCGCGTCAGCGACGATGGGTCAGCTGCGCGTGGTGCTGCGTGAGCGGCTGGCGGCCACCGGTGACCTGCCGGCCGCGATCGACGCGGTCGACCGGATCGCCGTCACTCTCCCCGGCGGCCGAGCCACCACCGTGTGCGTGGTGGTGCTCGACCCGAGCTGCGGCACGATGGTGTACTGCACGGCGGGCCATCCGCCGCCGCTGGTGATCGGCGAGCAGGAGCCGCGGTACCTGCCGGCCACCGGCGCCGGCCCGCTCGGCGTCGGATCACGGTTCCCGGTGAGCCAGGAGAAGCTCGGCACCAGCGAGATACTGCTGCTCTACACCGACGGGATCCTGGAACGGCCCGGCCGCGACGTGCCACAGAGCACCGTCGAACTGGCCCGGGTGGCGACGGAGTCAGCGGCCGACCGCATCTTCCACGGCCAGTTCCCCACAGCGGTGGACCGTCTGACCATCCAGACCGTGGAACTACTGACCCGCGGCAGCGGGCACAGCGACGACATCACGATGCTTGCCGCTCAGCGAGTCACCGCGCCGGCCCGGCTCGATCTGCGAGTCCCGGCCCGCTCCGAGACGCTGACCGAGCTACGGGTGCGGTTGCAGGCTTGGCTGGACACCGCCCGCGTCGGCGCACATGATGCCGACGCGATCCGGCACGCGGTTATCGAACTGGCCGCCAACGTGATCGACCACGCCTGGATCGACTCGCCGGACGAACATTGGTTCACCGTCACCGCCGACCTCACCGACACCGGCCACATCCACGCCCAGGTCACCGATCGGGGCCGATGGCGCGAGCCCGCACCGTCGGCCGACCGTGGCCTGGGCCTGCACCTGAGCTCGCAACTCGTCGACGACCTGCGCCTGACACACGACGAGCAGGGCACCACCGCCACCATCACGTACCGCGTGCACCACCGCGCTCGGCTGCTGAGCACCGCCGACCTCGCCCCCGCCCCGGCCGTCCGCCCCGCCGCGCAGAACGAGCTACTGCTGATCCTCGACCAGCCGCACGCCCCGCAGCCACGAATCCGCGTCGACGGGCCGATCGACACAGTCACGGCGGACGAGTTCGACCGCGCCGTACGCACCGCCGGATCCGCCGGCGTGCGAACGCTGACCGTCGACCTCACCGGTGTCACCCACCTGGCCAGCGCCGGCGTCGCCGCCCTGCACCGGCTCACCGCCCTGCACCAGGCCAGCAAGACCCGACTGCGGCTCTACGCCCCGACCGGCAGCCCTGCTGACATGATCCTGTCCCTGGTGTCACTGACCCACGAGACGGTAGATCCCGGTTACCCGGAAAACACCATCCAGTGACCACATCGGAAAGAAGTGCGCTTGAACGGGGCCCAAATTGAGGGCTTCGTTGACGGTGCACGTAGTACGCCGCTTGTCTCACAGAGCCGGGAGGCGGCTGATCTGCAGGGCCCTTACTTGCGGCGCGGGTGGCGCTGCGTCGGTTGTCCTCAGGCGGACGTGGTGATGGAGAATTTGAAGGGCGCCACTAATTCTGTACGCGCCTGCCGGTGCGTCCGGGCTAGGTGTGCAGGGTCTGTCGGGGCAGCCGACCGTAGGAGGTTCGGTAAGCGGCGGTGAACCGGCTGTGATCGGCGAAGCCCCGGCGGTGCCCCCCCACCCGGGCGCGGTGCTCGACATACCGCTGACTCATCAGCTCCTGAACTTCGCCGAGAGCACGTGAGTCCAACGCGGCGCGCGCGACCGGTACCGCTGTCACCACGGCCGCCCCTCCATCCTGCACACCCACCAATCGGAGGTACGCCGGTTTTCCGGGCTTGCAAGAACCCCGGCATCGATACCCAACATACGACGCCTCAAACGGGCAGGTGTCGACGTCGTGGCACCAGGCGGGTACATGAAAGGTGAAGACAGCAGCGGCCGGTCACCGATCTCCGGCAGGCTCGTGCGCCGTGTGCGAACGCTGCACAAGTTCACGGGGGATCTCGATGAGCGCCCCGTTGTGCATAGGGACTCCGTTCGGGGGTAGCCGGGCGCGACGGCAGGCGATCGTGAGCCTTTTGGACGCAGTGGCCCCGGCGGGGCGGATAGGGGGATCATCAGTAGCCACGACTGTGCGGGACTTCCTGGCGGAGCATCGGGATGCCGTGGTTGCCGAGCTGGCGGAGTGGGTCCGGATTCCGTCGGTCGCCCGGAGTTCCGGAGCATGTGGTGAATTTGCGGCGGTCGGCGAACTGGCTGGCGGCGGCGTTGCGCGAGACGGGCTTTCCGTCGGTCCAGGTGTGGGACACCGAGGACGGCCCAGCGGTCTACGCCGCATGGTGCGCCGAACCCGACGCCCCGACGGTCCTGATCTACAGCCACCATGACGTTCGTGCCGCCAAGGACGAGGAGTGGGACGAGACCGCACCGTTCGACCCGAAGATCCGTGACGGGTACCTCTACGGGCGTGGCGCGTCGGATGCCAAGGGCCAGGCTCTTGCGCACGTGTGGGGTCTGCGTGCTCACCTGGCGGCCACCGGCCGCGCCCATCCCGCGGTGAACGTGAAGGTATTGGTGGAGGGGGAGGAGGAGACGGGGTCGGCGCACCTGCGGCAGCTTCTGCAGGACAACCGGGATCGGGTCGGCGCCGATCTGATCGTCTTCTCCGACACCCTGCTGTGGCGGGCAGATCATCCGGCGGTGTGCGTCAGTATGCGCGGCACGATGCTGGCGAAGCTGGAAATCTTGGGGCCGCTGCAGGACGTGTACAGCGGGGCGGTGTCCGGGCCGGCGCCGAACCCGGTGCTGGAGATGAGCCGGCTGCTGGCTCAGCTGCACGACGACAAGGGCCGGATCACCGTGCCCGGGTTTTACGACAGTGTGGTGGAGCCGTCGCAGCGGTTCCGCGGCGAGCTGGCCGCGTTGCCGTACAGCGACGCCGACCGGCTGGAGCGGTCCCGGACCCGCAGCGTGGGCGGCGAGGCCGGGTACATGGTGCTGGAACGTCCGCCGTAAATGTCTTGCGGTGATCCGTTTGGGTCCACGGCTCAGGGCACGGCACTACGTGAGGGTCGATACGTAGCTGTATGGGGGACGCCGATGCCGTACCAACGAGAGGTTCTTGTTGCCCCTCAGCGGGAGGACTACGACGAGATCGCCCTGCGCTACGCCGACGCGTGTGCCACGGCCGACAGCGCTCGGGCG
Protein-coding regions in this window:
- a CDS encoding chemotaxis protein CheB, giving the protein MVRRDVVVIGGSAGSHKPLRQTLARLPADLPAVVLVAVHTAPGARGGLADSLASSCTLPVRAAVDGTRLEPGCVHLAVPDRHLIIDDGHVLRLSDGPRQNRVRPAVDALFRSAARWCGPRVVGVVLSGSLDDGAAGLAAITAAGGTALIQDPAEARFPSMPQAALRIVPGAVTVPALDLGDTIAETTGKPSTTDGRPPEPLIWETDMIAYGGSNTPDRGQPVALGCPECTGGMYVIRTGLAAHYVCHVGTRTLRSHCSRRATTAPRRRSGPPSAPCRKKP
- a CDS encoding M20/M25/M40 family metallo-hydrolase, whose amino-acid sequence is MNLRRSANWLAAALRETGFPSVQVWDTEDGPAVYAAWCAEPDAPTVLIYSHHDVRAAKDEEWDETAPFDPKIRDGYLYGRGASDAKGQALAHVWGLRAHLAATGRAHPAVNVKVLVEGEEETGSAHLRQLLQDNRDRVGADLIVFSDTLLWRADHPAVCVSMRGTMLAKLEILGPLQDVYSGAVSGPAPNPVLEMSRLLAQLHDDKGRITVPGFYDSVVEPSQRFRGELAALPYSDADRLERSRTRSVGGEAGYMVLERPP
- a CDS encoding helix-turn-helix transcriptional regulator — protein: MEQPAAQTSSIELRGTDTVEEFLNAAYGTGMRLRDTGTPPVLRHERVDAGTFAVETAHQSADLKFQIDALRKIVVTRNSSARLERGCDGTTQRYEPGALFLMSHPNRPYTVRWHPGTLDNCIIDADSLAKVAATAPGRRAEPLRFTSLEPVSKRAAASWWATRTYAAELLAGPHPTTPLMLSGIAGLLAAATLTTFANTALTDPTIEDRHDASPSTLRRAIAYLEAHPADDISTADIAAAAHVTVRAIQLAFRRHLDTTPTAYLRRVRLEHAHQDLMAADPATTTVTAIAARWGFADHSRFTALYRETFGTTPSRTLRPG
- a CDS encoding STAS domain-containing protein, yielding MVENDMPSVRLLVADPADPHVARVEARGSFDRGSCHQLTAAVEQALSTGRHTLVIVVRHIIDLDAATIRALLTCRELALTGGGSLRVVNDSGIVARLLDLSDTRRLLCPPDPTASIPAESAAADNLGRPVVALRPRTGEGR
- a CDS encoding SpoIIE family protein phosphatase; its protein translation is MAANAAYRFFSAERPILGLPAREVFPEVLAQEVFVYLDRALETGEVQSGREWHIQLDRGAGLEDIFIDFTISPVAGADGVNAGVNIMLVDITEQVLEKRAMQRRAAEAQRRYEAARGVVAELQSALLPTALPVLPRVQIAASYLLADADTAAGGDWFDAFPLPGGRLALIVGDVVGHGVAASATMGQLRVVLRERLAATGDLPAAIDAVDRIAVTLPGGRATTVCVVVLDPSCGTMVYCTAGHPPPLVIGEQEPRYLPATGAGPLGVGSRFPVSQEKLGTSEILLLYTDGILERPGRDVPQSTVELARVATESAADRIFHGQFPTAVDRLTIQTVELLTRGSGHSDDITMLAAQRVTAPARLDLRVPARSETLTELRVRLQAWLDTARVGAHDADAIRHAVIELAANVIDHAWIDSPDEHWFTVTADLTDTGHIHAQVTDRGRWREPAPSADRGLGLHLSSQLVDDLRLTHDEQGTTATITYRVHHRARLLSTADLAPAPAVRPAAQNELLLILDQPHAPQPRIRVDGPIDTVTADEFDRAVRTAGSAGVRTLTVDLTGVTHLASAGVAALHRLTALHQASKTRLRLYAPTGSPADMILSLVSLTHETVDPGYPENTIQ